The sequence ACCAAGGGCTTCCCCTGCCCCAAGGGGGTGCCGCCGACGCTGTGGCGGGTGATCGCGACAGTCTTCAATCCGCTCGCGGCGTTTCTCACCACCGGCGGCATGCCGCCGAGCACCCGCGCCCAACTGGGTCTGCCGTGGAGTGATCGACAGGAACGGCGCTATCAGCGGTTCGCGGCGGTCTGCCGGTCACGGCCGGTCAACTGGGCGTGGGATCATTTGCCGATGCGACTGCGCTACAACAAATTCGCCTATGCCGGCTACACCCGGGGCTGACCCGGCGACCACCGCCATCCTCGACGCCGCGGTCGTCGAGTTCGAGCAGCACGGCTTCCGGCGGGTCGCGCTCGACGACGTCGCTCGCCGCGCCGGGGTCAGCCGCACCACCATCTACCGCCGGTTCGCCGGCCGCGACGAGCTGGTCGCCGCGGTCATCGACCGGGAGAACGCCGCGCTCTACGCCGATATCGCCGCCGAGCTGAAAAACTCTGGCGCCCAGTCGAACTACTATGTCGAGGCATTCACCTCCGCGATCATGCAGTTCCGCCGGCATCGAGTGCTCAACCGGATGATCACCGATGAGCCGGCGCTGGCGCTGGAGCTCTCCCGACAGCACTACGGTGCGATCGTGGACCGGATGTCCGAAGCCCTGCAGGTGATCTTCCCGGCCGGGTTCGCCGAGCGCATCGGCCCGCAGGTGGTCACCGAATTGGCCGACACCATCCTGCGATACGCGGCGATGGCACTGTTATTGCCGTCGCGCGACCCGCTGGATTCCGTCGAAGACATCCGCACGTTCGCGACCGTGCATTTCCTGCCCAGTCTTCCCGCGGCGCTGCGCAGCATGCCGGTGTAGGGACAGCCCGCCCGTCAGAGCGCCGCGGCAGCAACCCCCATCGAGGCGGCCACCTCAGGCATGTACCGCTCCGCGAGCACAGTGGCGATAGCCTCGATCTCAGCGGACAGCGGATACATGTGGCGATATTGCAGCACCTGTTTGCCGATCAGCCCGAGCCGCTCGGTGAACGTCGGCGTGCGGCCCGGATCCAGCAACGGGCTGTTGAACGGGGCGCAGTCGGAGCGCTGAAACTCGAAAGCGGCGCTGATCCGCGGCGCGGCTCCCAGGCGGCTGCCGCGCCCACCCCAATGCAGCACTGCCTGGTTCCAGGCGAACATGGTGCCGGCCGTGGCGGGCAGCGCCCGAATGTCCTGCAGATTGTGGACGATCGCGTTGTCCGGCCCGTCCCATCGCCGCTGAACGAAACGATCATCGAGATGGGCGGGCAGCATGTACATGCATCCGTTGAGCGTGGTGGCATCGGTGAACGGGAGCCACACGGTCAGTGTCCGGGGCGAGTTGTCGTCATCGAGGGTGTTGATCAACTTGTCCCGATGTGGTCCCCAGCCGATGGAGTTGTCGCTGGGGTTGACGTGCCAGACCCAGAAGTCGGGCAACGCCCGATAGCCCTCACCCATCACGCTGGCGAGGAACTCCGAAAGTCCCTGGAAAGCCAGCCACAACTCGTCGTAGACGAAGGCGAAAGCCAGCGGGATTCCTCGTTGGTACAGCGTCGACACACCCGTGCGAATGGGGGCGACGACCGCTTCCGGGAAGGCGTCGGGAACCTGGACGTAGCCCTCGCGCTTCAAGTTGGCCAGCTGGGTATCGAGCTCGCCGACCGCCGCCGATGGGCGGGCGCCCCCGGCTTCTATTGACATCCCCGGGCACAGTTGCGCCCAGAATTCGCGACGCGCAACGTCGGCCGCCGAAAGCGCAGCGATCATCGTGACTACTCCCACTCAATAGTGCCGGGTGGTTTGCTGGTGACATCCAACACTACGCGGTTGACCTCGGGAACCTCATTGGTTATCCGAGTTGAGATCCGCTCCAGCACTTCGTAGGGCACCCGGGTCCAGTCGGCGGTCATGGCGTCCTCACTGGACACCGGCCGCAGCACGACCGGATGGCCGTAGGTGCGGCCGTCGCCCTGCACACCCACCGACCGGACATCGGCCAGCAGCACCACCGGGCACTGCCAGATCTGGTGGTCCAGACCGGCTGCGGTCAACTCCTCGCGGGCTATCGCGTCGGCCTGACGCAGCGTCGCCAGCCGCGGGCCGGTGACCTCGCCGACGATCCGGATGCCCAGCCCGGGGCCCGGGAACGGTTGGCGGGCAACGATCTCCTCCGGCAGTCCCAGCTCGCGCCCGACCGCGCGCACCTCGTCTTTGAACAGCAGCCGCAGCGGTTCGACGAGGCTGAACTTCAGGTCGTCGGGCAACCCGCCGACGTTGTGGTGGCTCTTGATGTTCGCGGTGCCGGCGCCCCCACCGGATTCCACCACGTCCGGATACAGCGTGCCCTGCACCAGGAACTCGACATCGTGGTCTCCCAAGGTGTCTCGCACCGCACCTTCGAAAGCCCGGATGAACTGGCGCCCGATGATCTTTCGTTTGCCCTCGGGATCGGACACCCCCGACAGCGCGTCGAGGAAGACCGCTTCGGCGTCCACGGTGACCAGCTTGGCGCCGGTGGCGGAGACGAAGTCGTTCTGCACCTGCTCGCGTTCCCCGGCGCGCAGCAGCCCATGGTCGACGAACACACACGTCAGCCGGTCACCGATGGCACGCTGCACCAGCGCCGCGGCCACCGCGGAGTCCACGCCGCCGGACAGTCCGCAGATGGCGTGGCCGTCGCCGATCTGTTCGCGCACCTGCTCGATCAGCGCCTCGGCGATGCTGGCGGGCGTCCAGGCGGCGTCGATGCCGGCGAACTCGTGCAGGAACCGGCTGAGCACCCGCTGCCCGTAGGGGGTGTGGATCACCTCGGGGTGGTACTGCACCCCGGCCAGCCGGCGGGCGCGGTTCTCGAACGCGGCCACCGGGGCACCCGCGGTGCCGGCCACCACGGTGAACCCGTCCGGCGCAACGGTCACGGCGTCGCCGTGGCTCATCCACACCGGCTGGGTGCCCGGCAGGCCCGAGTGGAGTTCTCCGCCGGTCACCGTCAGTTCGGTGCGGCCGTACTCACTGGTCCCGGTGTGCTCGACGGTGCCGCCGAGCGCGGCGGCCATGGCCTGGAAGCCGTAGCAGATACCGAACACCGGAATGTCGAGGTCGAACAGCGCCGGATCGAGCCGCGGGGCGCCCTCGGCGTAGACGCTGGCCGGTCCGCCGGACAGCACGATCGCCAGCGGATTGCGCGCAGCGATCTCTTCGACGGTCGCGGTGTGCGGGACCACCTCGGAGAACACCCGTGCCTCGCGGACCCGGCGGGCGATCAGTTGGGCGTACTGCGCGCCGAAGTCGATGACCAAGACGGGGCGAGACGATGGTGACGACACCGCAAAGAGTCTAGTGGCGGCAAAAGTCGGCCGGACCAACGGCGGGCATGGTGAAGTAGAGGCACACCGCCTCAGAAGAAGGAGAACATGTGCTGGGTCTGCCCGAAACGGTGCGTGCCTGCCTGTTCGACCTCGACGGAGTGCTCACTGACACCGCAAGCGTGCACACTCGCGCCTGGAAGGCCATGTTCGATGCCTACCTGTCGGCGCGCGCCGAACTCACCGGCGAACCGTTCGTGCCGTTCGACCCCGAAGACGATTACCGGCGCTTCGTCGACGGCCGGAAACGCGACGACGGGGTGCGCTCATTTCTGGCCAGCCGCGGCATCACGCTGCCCGACGGTGCCGACGACGACCCGCCCGACGCCGAAACCGTGCACGGTCTGGGCAACCGCAAGAACCAGGCGTTCCAGGTGACACTGCAGGCCGACGGGGTGGAGGTGTTCGAGGGGTCCCGGCGCTACCTGGCGGCGGTCACCGGCGCCGGCCTGGCCACCGCGGTGGTGTCGGCCAGCGCCAACGCCGGTGAAGTCCTGGCGCGCACCGGTCTGGACAAGTTCATCGGCGAGCGAGTCGACGGCGTGACGCTGCGCACCGAACACATCGCGGGCAAGCCCGCACCGGATTCGTTCCTGCGGGCGGCGCAGCTGCTCGGTGTCGCCCCCGCCGCGGCCGCAGTGTTCGAGGATGCGCTCGCGGGCGTGGCGGCCGGTCGAGCCGGCGGGTTCGGCTTCGTGGTGGGCGTCGACCGGGTGGGCCAGCGCGATGATCTGCTGAGCCACGGCGCCGACGTCGTCGTCACCGATCTGGAGGAACTGTTGTGAAAGCGGGCCGATGATCGCAGACGATTACTTTCCGATCGAACCGTGGCAGATTCGCGAAACCCACCTCGACCTGGATCTGCTCGGGCAGACCGAGTCCCTGTTCGCGCTGTCCAACGGACACATCGGCCTGCGCGGCAACCTCGACGAGGGCGAACCGTACGGTCTGCCCGGCACCTACCTGAACTCGTTCTACGAGGTGCGTCCGCTGCCGCATGCCGAGTCCGGATTCGGCTACCCGCAGGCCGGGCAGACCGTCGTCGACGTGACCAACGGCAAGATCATCCGGCTGGTGGTCGACGACGAACCGTTGGACGTCCGCTACGGCGAGTTGATCGACCACGAGCGCATCCTCGACATGCGGGCAGGCACCCTGACCCGCCGCGTGCACTGGCGCTCACCGGCGGGAAAACAGGTCAAAGTGCACTCGACCCGGCTGGTGTCGCTGGCTCTCCGCAGTGTCGCGGCCATCGAATACGTCGTCGAGGCCATCGACGAATTCGTCCGTGTGACAGTGCAATCCGAGCTGGTCGCCAACGAGGACCAGCCGCCGACCTCCGACGACCCGCGGGTTGCGGCGATCCTGGAGAACCCGCTGGAGGCCGTCGAACGCGAGAACACCAACACCGGCGCGGTGCTGGTGCATCGCACCCGCGCAAGCCAACTGATGATGGCCGCGGCCATGGATCACGAGGTCGACGTACCCGGCCGGGTTCAGGTCAACACCATGACGATCCCGGACGTGGCGGCGACCACCGTGGTGTGCGGCCTGCGTCCCGGGCAGAAACTGCGGATCGTCAAGTACCTGGCCTACGGCTGGTCCAGCGAACGGTCGCGGCCCGCGCTGCGCGACCAGGCCATCGCTGCGCTGACCGGCGCCCGCTACAGCGGCTGGCAGGGGCTGCTGGAGGCCCAACGGGCCTATCTCGACGAGTTCTGGGACGGTGCCGACGTCGAGGTCCACGGCGACCCGGACTGCCAGCAGGCGGTCCGCTTCGCACTGTTCCACCTACTGCAGGCCAGTGCCCGCGCCGAACGCCGCGCGATCCCCAGCAAGGGTCTGACCGGCACCGGTTATGACGGCCATACCTTCTGGGACAGCGAGAGTTTCATCCTGCCGGTGCTGATCTACACCGCTCCGCACGCCGCGGCCGACGCG is a genomic window of Mycolicibacter heraklionensis containing:
- a CDS encoding TetR/AcrR family transcriptional regulator, whose protein sequence is MPATPGADPATTAILDAAVVEFEQHGFRRVALDDVARRAGVSRTTIYRRFAGRDELVAAVIDRENAALYADIAAELKNSGAQSNYYVEAFTSAIMQFRRHRVLNRMITDEPALALELSRQHYGAIVDRMSEALQVIFPAGFAERIGPQVVTELADTILRYAAMALLLPSRDPLDSVEDIRTFATVHFLPSLPAALRSMPV
- the guaA gene encoding glutamine-hydrolyzing GMP synthase, with protein sequence MSSPSSRPVLVIDFGAQYAQLIARRVREARVFSEVVPHTATVEEIAARNPLAIVLSGGPASVYAEGAPRLDPALFDLDIPVFGICYGFQAMAAALGGTVEHTGTSEYGRTELTVTGGELHSGLPGTQPVWMSHGDAVTVAPDGFTVVAGTAGAPVAAFENRARRLAGVQYHPEVIHTPYGQRVLSRFLHEFAGIDAAWTPASIAEALIEQVREQIGDGHAICGLSGGVDSAVAAALVQRAIGDRLTCVFVDHGLLRAGEREQVQNDFVSATGAKLVTVDAEAVFLDALSGVSDPEGKRKIIGRQFIRAFEGAVRDTLGDHDVEFLVQGTLYPDVVESGGGAGTANIKSHHNVGGLPDDLKFSLVEPLRLLFKDEVRAVGRELGLPEEIVARQPFPGPGLGIRIVGEVTGPRLATLRQADAIAREELTAAGLDHQIWQCPVVLLADVRSVGVQGDGRTYGHPVVLRPVSSEDAMTADWTRVPYEVLERISTRITNEVPEVNRVVLDVTSKPPGTIEWE
- a CDS encoding phytanoyl-CoA dioxygenase family protein codes for the protein MIAALSAADVARREFWAQLCPGMSIEAGGARPSAAVGELDTQLANLKREGYVQVPDAFPEAVVAPIRTGVSTLYQRGIPLAFAFVYDELWLAFQGLSEFLASVMGEGYRALPDFWVWHVNPSDNSIGWGPHRDKLINTLDDDNSPRTLTVWLPFTDATTLNGCMYMLPAHLDDRFVQRRWDGPDNAIVHNLQDIRALPATAGTMFAWNQAVLHWGGRGSRLGAAPRISAAFEFQRSDCAPFNSPLLDPGRTPTFTERLGLIGKQVLQYRHMYPLSAEIEAIATVLAERYMPEVAASMGVAAAAL
- a CDS encoding beta-phosphoglucomutase family hydrolase encodes the protein MLGLPETVRACLFDLDGVLTDTASVHTRAWKAMFDAYLSARAELTGEPFVPFDPEDDYRRFVDGRKRDDGVRSFLASRGITLPDGADDDPPDAETVHGLGNRKNQAFQVTLQADGVEVFEGSRRYLAAVTGAGLATAVVSASANAGEVLARTGLDKFIGERVDGVTLRTEHIAGKPAPDSFLRAAQLLGVAPAAAAVFEDALAGVAAGRAGGFGFVVGVDRVGQRDDLLSHGADVVVTDLEELL